Part of the Aythya fuligula isolate bAytFul2 chromosome 11, bAytFul2.pri, whole genome shotgun sequence genome, AGGtgatctcctcctcctccttctctttcacctcctcctccccttaggaggagctggcaggagctcTACAGAAGCTTCTGTAGAGCGGTTTCTGTTCTACAGCTGGGAAAAGGGCTCAGTGCCTTGCTTGGGGAAGCAATGAGGCATGCATGGGGGTGGCAAGGGGGTGGAAGCGGAGGAGAAAAATGCTCAGGCTCTCTGCTGAATGAAGCCATAAGCTTGGTCAGGAGACTCAAGCTCCAAATGGCAAAGGATAGTTTGGAGAAATCTTCCTGCTATCTAGGAATTAAGACTTTGCAAATCTGGGCGGTGTGCACAGAGTTATTCCTCTCTCCAAAAGATCGCTTGAAACAGCTcagttttctctccttccccacaaAATTTGCCAGTGTTACCTCACTTCCTCACAGGTGCCAGTCCTTCCATTGACATTTTTAATCCTTCCCCTTTTAGACAGCAAGAAATCGGTGGTGATAATGAGCTACCTGGACGGAGTCCCCTTCCGGACGGCCAAGAGCCTCGAAGAAGACCTGGCGGGACAAAACACCTTTATTGATGCGCCGGCCATAGACCTTCCTGACTGCACCGACATCCTCATGAGCACCATGGTGGGTTGGCCTTTCCATGTCCCCTTCCACTGGGATGCTGACAGGGATGCTTGTcttggggaaggggaggaaggaaaacctCCGAGTTGGTGTTCTCCCCATCGGTTGTTGTTCAGTAGGAGCGTGAGGAGGTGAGGACCGTGAgttttgggggtgggaggaagggcTTTGGTTGGGTTTGGGCTTCCTTAATCCCATCCGAGCCTTAGGATGGGATGGATGAAGGGTCTGTCCTCGATAGGATGTTTCATTTGCTCTTGAAAAAGGTCAATTTCATGCCCTGGTCTGGGAGCATTTTGTGGTCTGTAATCATCACAATCTCATTAATTTATAAtgcttaataaatatttattaataagtCTATCTGAGATGTGACCAGGCaatgctgcctgtgctggtAACGTGTTTCCTGTGAGGTTTTGTGATCTTCCTCATCAGCCAGTCCTACACTGCTGCcgaaaacacccctggtgctgTAGCGGCCTTGGTCACTGGGACATCACCACAGCACAAAATGGAGCTCGCAGGGGGTCAGAAGTCCCCTCAccccctgctgctgtgtggctgtGCCTCGAGCAGTCTCACCCGTAGATGGGGTCAGAGCACTGTGCTGGGGCACCCTGGGCCTTCTGCTTCCTGCGGCCTGCTCCAGCACGAAAACACCATTTTTgagatttttccatttccttcgGGATTCCTCAAATCttgagcagcaggcaggtggcGGTCTGCAGGCCGAGGTGTTGCTGAGCTGTGTCCATCCCCCCGGCCCCACCTCAGGGGGATCCATGGGGACACGTCTGTCTGTCCTGGAGGCAGGCGGTGGTGGGACAGGACGACATTCTCCACATGGTGTTTTCCTCGGGGAgggtggctggggcagggcacagcagtagcagcagcattCCTGGGCCATGAATGTGCCtgccagggctggaggaggcctTGTTTGGAGAGCTCTGGGGCACGCAGGGCTTGCTTGTTCCCAGCAAGTGCCCTGATGTGAGGCTCGGACATGTTCGAAGCCGGGTGATGCGGGCACgacccctctgccctgcatAAAAAACCCTTTCCGCAGAGTTTTAAATATGACTGTAAGCAGTAATAACGCCGCAGCTGGATGTTTTCCAAGTGAAAATGTTGAGGGTTCCTCATAGGGATGAGGCCGgcgctgcccagccctgcagccctggtgCCCGTTGCCATCCCCAGTGGGGTCTGACACAGGAATGACACGACCTGAGTGAATTATTACGGGGCTTGTCCCGTACCCGCTGAACAGTGGTGGTGTTTGGGGTGTGCTCACTCTCTTCTCCTTGCTCTCCCTCAGCATGACTTCTCACTGGAACGAAAGGTGCTCTACTGGCTGGAGGCTGCCTCTCAGCACCAGACCTCTCGGCACCGGCTCACCACCGACACCGTCCCCACGGCCCCgccgtgctggctgctgctcgtGGATGCCGCCGAGGGCAGGGAGACGACTGGGGGCAGAGCTCGGGACAGCGTGGTGCGGCGCTGCATCAGCCTCAACGCCGCTGAccagggcagaggcagagcctcCGACACGGAGAGCGAGGCCGCGCGCCCAGAGGAGGACGGGTACTTGGAAGATGATGAGTATTCCTCCACCTCCTGGGAAGAAAATGACCGGGATGAGAACATTTTCCGGAGGAGAAACCAGCATGTCTTTCAGCAGATCCGACCGAAGACATCGCCCGGCTTGCTGGAGCCGCCTCCGGAGAACGGCTTCAAGACAGCAAGCCCAGATACGGGCAAGCAGAGGCggtctttggttttgttcaatAACATGAAGAACGAGCTGGAAGCAGCCAGGAGGAAGCTGGCTGCTTTGGTGCATCCTTTAAACAGAGCCACGGCCGAGAACGGAGGGCTCCCAGAGCCACCAGCACTCCCCCAGAGCTCCCGAAACAACAGGAGCCTCAAGTACGGGCCGGCAGCGGCCATATCCTGCGCGGGAGGCTTGGTGCCAGCCCCCCCTCCAGGGCCGGCTGCCCCCATGCCCCCCATCCGCAAGCACAAGCCCACGGTCCCGGTAAGctgctcctttttcctgctgcttaattttcaattgatttttctttttttttttttttaaagtaggcTGGGTTTGGTGGCCTCCCCCCAGAGGTGCTCCTGGGTGCTGATTTCCCTGATCTCTATCTGTAGCTGGGCATGGATTTATTTAagtttggtcttttttttgagagaaagtGTGTGTTTAAATTGTTGTAGGTGCCCCCAAACCATGTAATAACCACTTATTTGGGAGTTGCGTGTCCCAGCCTCTCCAAGGCTCCATGGGCATTGCTTCCAAGCCGCTGGGGAAGCACCGAGGGTCCTGCTCCCAGCAAGCTCACccatttctggggaaaaaacagatgtaTAGCAGGGAAAGCATGCACGTGCCTGAAGGGGATTGCTCCATTTATGGGAACTTTCCTTGTGGTGCTCTAACTAACACAAGGACACTCGATGAGAAGCACTGGAGCAATGCTCTCTGCCACCTGCCTCCACCGTGCTGGCTTGTGGACAGGCAGGGGGTTCTCCTGATGGCCATCTCGCATGGGTGCCACGGAGGTGGCCCCATCCCAGTTGTCCAACACGAGGTCCTGTCTGATTTTGCAGTCCCTCAGCCCCTACACCTGCCTGCCCCCGGCGCGGCCGCTGGCGTCCCGCAAAACCAAGCCGGATTCGGCGACCGACCTGCTCGCGGCGCTGAGCCAGGAGGAGCGCGACCTCATCGAGCCCGTCATCGCCTTGGGCTACCCGGCCCGCAAAGCCATCCTCACCCTCCAGAAGACTGGGAGGCAAAGCCTGGGGCAGGTTGGTGgagctggtgttttttttgggaaaaaaaaaaaatcatctttccaTGGTGAGAGATTCacctttgctgcttctgctctgagtgggctccccgcagccctgtTCTTCTTTGGGGAAAATGTGGCCATATTATCGCATTTTGGTGTCAAAGCAGGGTTTTATGTTAGCTGGCATGCCCACAGCTTAGCTGTAGGAAACGTGCAGCGAGTGGTGCTCAGCTTGTCAGCGAGCAATAGCGGCCGGGTGCTGCCATCCTCCCCATCTGGTGTGCGGAGCGCAGCGTTCTTCTGTGCAGATCCTGCCCCCGTATATGGGAACTTTTTGCACATCGTTTTTTCTCGGCTGTTAGCTTGGTGTGACGATTTCCACACAAACACCCCGGGGATTTGCCTGGTCGCTCTCCAAAGCTTGAGATGCCCGCGCTGGAGCAACCAGCGGCTCCGCACAAGCGTCGCGTTCGGGTCACTGTGCGCAACCACCGAGCTTTTGTGAGAAACCCACTGTCCTAACCTGGAATTTAGTTTAGATAATTAACGTATAACCTCTTCCTACCCTGGTATCTGAGTCCTGTCTTGTCTGTGCCCCCAATTCCTAAGTCTCTGCCAGGCTGAGGAGCATCACTGAGCATTGTTGGTGGGTGTCCCTGGAAGCTGCCCGTGTGCGGGGCCGCGTGGGGCAGCTCCATCCAACTCACGCCTCTGGTTGCCATACAAAGATGTTCTGATGTTGGGTCTTTTCCCAGCTTCTGGCTCCTTCTGAGGCACCTCAGCTCCCCAGGACCCCAGGAGAGCGCTGCTACGAGcccaggagggaagggaagcttTATTTCATCAAGATTAAAGGTTTCTATGTAGGCAGGAAGAGGGAAATGGGAGAGCACAGCCCACGGTCATTGTGGAGGGCCATCAAACATGTCTTGTAGCGATGTCTCTCTTGTGAAggagaatttcctcctaaaaaCACTGCAGTCTGCTCCCTTCTGTGTGAACACACAGGCTCCCACTCTCTTGGAGAGGTGATTGATGCACCAAAATACCGGGTCTACCTTGTATCCTGGTCTCTCCACCA contains:
- the UBAP1L gene encoding ubiquitin-associated protein 1-like gives rise to the protein MSYLDGVPFRTAKSLEEDLAGQNTFIDAPAIDLPDCTDILMSTMHDFSLERKVLYWLEAASQHQTSRHRLTTDTVPTAPPCWLLLVDAAEGRETTGGRARDSVVRRCISLNAADQGRGRASDTESEAARPEEDGYLEDDEYSSTSWEENDRDENIFRRRNQHVFQQIRPKTSPGLLEPPPENGFKTASPDTGKQRRSLVLFNNMKNELEAARRKLAALVHPLNRATAENGGLPEPPALPQSSRNNRSLKYGPAAAISCAGGLVPAPPPGPAAPMPPIRKHKPTVPSLSPYTCLPPARPLASRKTKPDSATDLLAALSQEERDLIEPVIALGYPARKAILTLQKTGRQSLGQFLGYLRACDRLLKQGYEEGQVEEAMEMFQYSEKKAAEFLHLLAQFNDMGFQQNEIKEVLLLCGNQRDKALEELMMKRQ